A section of the Triticum dicoccoides isolate Atlit2015 ecotype Zavitan chromosome 7A, WEW_v2.0, whole genome shotgun sequence genome encodes:
- the LOC119327727 gene encoding putative glycine-rich cell wall structural protein 1: MAVTKCLALSLIVLFGTGLANAARVARYSSSEGTGTGGGEGDGSVNGAGSGSGAAVGSAGNDENGGFVHGSGGGGGGGGGGGKNGGSGRGSGSALGSGSTQIGPDPFGGSSSASGHGGGRGGGQGRGYDGSSGYGNGGGTGSGASESNNGYWPGGAYANANASGNGGGRGNGQNGGSGGGEGGGGGNSDGHP, encoded by the coding sequence atggCAGTCACTAAATGCTTAGCTCTTAGTTTGATTGTCCTGTTCGGCACTGGGTTAGCCAATGCTGCAAGGGTAGCTAGATACTCTAGTTCCGAAGGAACCGGCACAGGAGGAGGAGAGGGTGATGGGTCCGTCAATGGTGCTGGATCAGGGTCTGGGGCTGCTGTTGGGTCTGCAGGAAATGATGAAAATGGGGGGTTCGTCCATGgaagtggtggtggaggaggaggaggcggtggtggtggaaaaaaTGGTGGGTCTGGACGTGGATCTGGATCTGCCTTGGGCTCAGGCTCGACCCAGATTGGTCCAGACCCTTTCGGTGGATCTTCTAGTGCTAGTGGTCATGGTGGCGGTCGAGGCGGAGGACAAGGTAGAGGCTACGATGGATCTAGTGGTTATGGGAATGGTGGCGGCACTGGCTCTGGTGCTAGTGAGTCAAACAATGGGTACTGGCCCGGTGGTGCTTATGCCAATGCTAATGCTTCTGGCAACGGTGGAGGGAGAGGCAATGGTCAAAATGGTGGAAGTGGTGGTGGCGAAGGTGGAGGAGGCGGAAACAGTGATGGACACCCGTAA